In Pseudomonas asiatica, the following are encoded in one genomic region:
- a CDS encoding YqaJ viral recombinase family nuclease, with protein sequence MKATSLNSSTRKKRTALRLVSTKELPREDWLQIRKQGIGSSDAAAAVGLNPYKSQLELWLEKTGRDASMPKADPQDEESPLYWGNVLEPIVAWHYSKRSQYKVRRINAVLQHPDPALPWMLANIDREVIGAQEVQILECKTAGINGARLWKEGVPEYVQLQVMHQLAVTGKQAADVAVLLGGQHLEIHRITRDEALIARLIDLERLFWDYVISDTPPPADGTASAEAALRCLYPEDNGQTLDFSQHPALTSTFLELKSVRQNIAQQETREAQLKQILQQAMGEATRAEFAEGYISWKKSKDSIGLDVEQMLKDKPYLQARYPKAKAGTRRFLLA encoded by the coding sequence ATGAAAGCAACGTCATTGAACAGTAGCACCCGTAAGAAACGCACTGCCCTGCGCCTGGTCAGCACCAAGGAGCTGCCCCGCGAGGACTGGTTGCAGATCCGCAAGCAAGGCATCGGCAGTTCGGATGCCGCCGCTGCGGTGGGCCTGAATCCCTACAAGTCGCAGTTGGAACTGTGGCTGGAGAAGACCGGCCGCGACGCCAGCATGCCCAAGGCCGATCCTCAGGATGAGGAAAGCCCACTGTACTGGGGCAATGTACTGGAGCCCATCGTGGCCTGGCACTACAGCAAGCGCAGCCAGTACAAGGTCCGCCGCATCAACGCGGTGCTGCAGCATCCCGATCCGGCGCTGCCCTGGATGCTCGCCAATATCGACCGAGAGGTGATCGGCGCTCAAGAGGTGCAAATCCTCGAATGCAAGACCGCCGGCATAAACGGGGCACGCCTCTGGAAAGAGGGCGTGCCCGAATATGTGCAATTGCAGGTCATGCACCAGCTCGCGGTCACTGGCAAGCAGGCCGCTGATGTAGCCGTGCTGCTCGGTGGCCAGCATCTGGAAATCCATCGCATCACACGCGACGAGGCGCTGATTGCGCGGCTGATTGACCTGGAACGACTGTTCTGGGATTACGTCATCAGTGACACCCCGCCACCGGCCGATGGCACAGCATCTGCGGAAGCGGCATTACGCTGCCTCTATCCCGAGGATAACGGACAGACCTTGGACTTCAGCCAGCACCCGGCGCTGACCAGCACGTTCCTGGAGCTCAAGTCAGTTCGTCAGAACATTGCTCAGCAGGAAACGCGTGAAGCGCAGCTCAAGCAGATTCTGCAGCAGGCCATGGGGGAAGCCACCCGTGCAGAGTTTGCTGAGGGCTACATCAGCTGGAAGAAATCCAAGGACAGCATTGGTCTGGATGTCGAACAGATGCTCAAAGACAAGCCCTACCTGCAGGCTCGGTACCCCAAGGCCAAAGCAGGCACTCGTCGCTTCCTGCTCGCCTGA
- a CDS encoding DUF932 domain-containing protein, whose protein sequence is MAHLVDTMAYAGATPWHGLGNNLPRKQPIEVWQSEAGMDWQILESPVHFKSDAVGHLGTIHSFPEQKVLYRSDTKAPLSVVSKRYHTVQPREVLEFYRDLTEVSGYELETAGVLKGGRKFWALARTGQGAVLKGNDQVNGYLLLATSCDGTLATTATPTTVRVVCNNTLTIALDGSSRAIKVPHNTRFDPATVKKQLGIAVSGWDEFMYRMRALAERKVQWHEALGFFMNVLCETTPTAALPEVLPNERALRKVQELYEGRGRGSQIDSARGTAWGLLNAVTEYVDHERRARNNEYRLDSAWFGQGAQIKQRALDAALQLAA, encoded by the coding sequence ATGGCTCATCTCGTTGATACCATGGCCTACGCTGGCGCTACTCCCTGGCATGGCCTGGGCAACAACCTGCCCCGTAAACAACCTATTGAGGTCTGGCAGAGCGAAGCCGGCATGGACTGGCAGATTCTCGAAAGCCCGGTGCATTTCAAGTCGGACGCAGTCGGCCACCTGGGCACCATCCATTCTTTCCCCGAACAAAAAGTACTCTACCGCTCAGATACCAAGGCGCCGTTGTCGGTGGTCTCAAAGCGCTATCACACCGTACAACCCCGTGAGGTATTGGAGTTCTACCGCGACCTCACCGAGGTGTCCGGCTACGAGTTGGAAACCGCAGGCGTGCTTAAAGGCGGGCGCAAGTTCTGGGCGCTTGCACGTACCGGGCAAGGTGCAGTGCTCAAGGGTAACGATCAGGTCAACGGTTACCTCCTGCTCGCCACCTCCTGCGACGGCACCCTGGCCACTACCGCCACACCGACCACGGTGCGGGTGGTGTGCAACAACACCCTGACCATCGCCTTGGATGGCAGCAGCCGTGCCATCAAGGTGCCACACAACACTCGCTTTGACCCGGCGACGGTGAAAAAGCAGCTAGGCATCGCCGTCTCTGGCTGGGACGAGTTTATGTACCGCATGAGGGCTTTGGCTGAACGCAAGGTGCAGTGGCATGAGGCACTGGGTTTCTTCATGAACGTGCTTTGTGAAACCACTCCGACCGCTGCTCTGCCGGAGGTGCTGCCCAATGAGCGTGCCCTGCGCAAGGTTCAGGAACTGTACGAAGGGCGTGGCCGGGGTAGCCAGATTGACTCGGCACGCGGCACCGCCTGGGGTCTGCTCAACGCAGTGACCGAATATGTCGACCACGAACGCCGTGCGCGCAACAACGAGTACCGCCTGGACTCAGCCTGGTTCGGCCAAGGGGCGCAAATCAAGCAACGCGCTCTGGATGCCGCTCTGCAACTCGCCGCCTAA
- a CDS encoding tyrosine-type recombinase/integrase: MPLTDTQCRTAKPKEKPYKLTDGNGLYLEVKPNGVKAWRYRFELSDGNTRKESVFAIGDYVIVAKGETPEQAQERRNGRRFTLSEARDERVKARSLVVQGINPAHHRQLERVKRDHERTITFEAVANEWLALKDWEEITKSRRLKMLERVVFPRIGDMPIKAITSAHILDVLKGAAQDNGPSVAAEAKRTMSGVFELAISTLRANSDPVHPVRRALPTNKTQHKRPLSKEEIGQLLRDVETHAGRHETLCAFRLMWLTLCRPNEAVEARWSEFDLGKAIWRIPAERMKKRKEHTVPLPAQAVRMLQALHGITGQYIHVFPHRDMRTQPMVAASFRQMLKTLGWGGKYSPHATRTTGSTRLNEMGFSADWIERQLAHTEQNAVRRTYNHAEYLNDRTRMMQQWADMLDAWVMAEKNVN; the protein is encoded by the coding sequence ATGCCACTCACCGACACCCAGTGCCGTACCGCGAAGCCCAAGGAAAAACCCTACAAACTCACCGATGGCAATGGACTGTACCTAGAGGTAAAACCCAATGGCGTTAAGGCCTGGCGCTATCGGTTTGAGCTGAGCGATGGCAACACCAGGAAGGAAAGCGTTTTCGCCATTGGGGACTATGTGATTGTCGCGAAGGGGGAAACACCCGAGCAGGCACAGGAGCGGCGAAACGGACGTCGATTCACCCTATCAGAAGCTCGTGACGAACGCGTAAAAGCACGCTCACTTGTCGTGCAAGGAATCAATCCCGCCCATCACCGGCAATTAGAGCGGGTCAAGCGTGATCACGAGAGAACCATTACCTTTGAAGCGGTTGCCAACGAATGGCTGGCATTGAAGGACTGGGAGGAAATCACCAAGTCAAGGCGACTCAAGATGTTGGAGCGGGTCGTGTTCCCGAGAATCGGGGATATGCCCATCAAAGCCATTACATCCGCCCACATCCTTGACGTGCTGAAGGGAGCCGCACAGGACAATGGGCCATCGGTCGCCGCTGAAGCCAAGAGAACCATGTCTGGCGTTTTCGAACTGGCAATCTCTACCTTACGCGCCAACAGTGATCCCGTTCACCCTGTTCGCCGGGCACTGCCCACAAACAAAACCCAGCACAAGCGGCCGCTTTCTAAAGAAGAAATTGGCCAGCTTTTACGAGACGTAGAAACTCACGCTGGACGCCATGAAACCCTCTGTGCCTTCCGCCTGATGTGGTTGACTCTGTGCCGCCCAAATGAAGCGGTAGAGGCTCGATGGTCGGAGTTTGACCTGGGAAAGGCCATCTGGCGTATTCCTGCTGAGCGAATGAAAAAGCGGAAAGAACACACTGTTCCGCTCCCCGCCCAGGCAGTCAGAATGCTGCAGGCCCTTCACGGAATTACAGGTCAATACATACATGTATTTCCGCATCGAGACATGCGCACTCAGCCCATGGTGGCCGCCTCATTCCGTCAAATGCTCAAGACGTTAGGTTGGGGAGGCAAGTACAGCCCACACGCCACACGGACAACAGGGAGTACTAGGCTCAATGAAATGGGCTTTTCAGCAGACTGGATCGAAAGGCAACTGGCGCATACAGAACAGAATGCAGTCCGTCGCACCTACAACCACGCGGAATACTTGAATGACCGCACTAGGATGATGCAACAGTGGGCCGACATGCTGGACGCATGGGTAATGGCGGAAAAGAACGTCAATTGA
- the ychF gene encoding redox-regulated ATPase YchF, with protein sequence MGFNCGIVGLPNVGKSTLFNALTKSGIAAENFPFCTIEPNSGIVPMPDARLNALAEIVKPNRILPTTMEFVDIAGLVAGASKGEGLGNKFLANIRETDAIAHVVRCFEDENVIHVSNSVDPKRDIEIIDLELIFADLDSCEKQLQKVARNAKGGDKEALAQKAILEQLIPHFTEGKPARSLMKNMSAEDKAVIRGFHLLTSKPVMYIANVAEDGFDNNPHLDVVKAIAEEEGAVVVPVCNKIEAEIAELEDGEEKDMFLEALGLEEPGLNRVIRAGYELLNLQTYFTAGVQEVRAWTVRVGATAPQAAGVIHTDFEKGFIRAEVVAYDDFIQFKGESGAKEAGKWRLEGKDYIVKDGDVMHFRFNV encoded by the coding sequence ATGGGTTTCAATTGCGGCATCGTCGGCCTGCCCAACGTCGGCAAGTCCACCCTGTTCAACGCCCTGACCAAGTCTGGCATCGCGGCGGAGAACTTCCCCTTCTGCACCATCGAGCCTAACAGCGGCATCGTGCCGATGCCCGATGCGCGCTTGAATGCACTGGCTGAAATCGTCAAGCCAAACCGCATCCTGCCGACCACCATGGAGTTCGTCGACATCGCCGGCCTGGTGGCTGGTGCCTCGAAAGGCGAAGGCCTGGGCAACAAGTTCCTCGCCAACATCCGCGAGACCGACGCCATTGCCCACGTGGTGCGCTGCTTCGAAGACGAGAACGTGATCCACGTTTCCAACAGCGTCGACCCCAAGCGTGACATCGAGATCATCGACCTCGAGCTGATCTTCGCCGACCTCGACAGCTGCGAGAAGCAGCTGCAGAAGGTTGCCCGCAACGCCAAGGGCGGCGACAAGGAAGCCCTGGCGCAGAAGGCCATCCTCGAACAGCTGATCCCGCACTTCACCGAAGGCAAGCCAGCGCGCAGCCTGATGAAGAACATGAGCGCCGAAGACAAGGCGGTCATCCGCGGCTTCCACCTGCTGACCAGCAAGCCGGTCATGTACATCGCCAACGTGGCCGAAGACGGCTTCGACAACAACCCGCACCTGGACGTGGTCAAGGCCATCGCCGAGGAAGAAGGCGCAGTAGTGGTGCCGGTGTGCAACAAGATCGAAGCGGAAATCGCCGAACTGGAAGACGGTGAAGAGAAGGATATGTTCCTCGAGGCCCTGGGCCTGGAAGAGCCTGGCCTGAACCGCGTTATCCGCGCCGGTTATGAGCTGCTGAACCTGCAGACCTACTTCACTGCCGGCGTGCAGGAAGTACGCGCCTGGACCGTACGCGTCGGTGCTACCGCACCACAGGCCGCTGGCGTGATCCACACCGACTTCGAAAAAGGTTTCATCCGCGCTGAAGTGGTGGCCTATGACGACTTCATCCAGTTCAAGGGTGAGAGCGGTGCCAAGGAAGCCGGTAAATGGCGTTTGGAAGGCAAGGACTACATCGTCAAGGACGGTGACGTGATGCACTTCCGCTTCAACGTCTAA
- the pth gene encoding aminoacyl-tRNA hydrolase, with translation MTAIQLIVGLGNPGPEYEQTRHNAGALFVERIASAQRVSLTADRKYFGLTAKFSHQGNDVRLLIPTTYMNRSGQSVAALANFFRIKPEAILVAHDELDLPPGVAKLKRGGGHGGHNGLRDIIAQLGNQNDFHRLRLGIGHPGDAKLVSNFVLGRAPRAEQEKLDASIDFALGVLPDVLAGDFAKAMRELHSQKA, from the coding sequence GTGACCGCCATCCAGTTGATCGTCGGCCTGGGTAACCCCGGCCCCGAATACGAACAGACCCGGCATAACGCAGGGGCTCTTTTCGTTGAACGCATTGCCAGCGCCCAGCGCGTCTCGTTGACCGCTGACCGCAAATATTTCGGCCTGACGGCTAAGTTCAGCCATCAGGGCAACGACGTTCGTCTGCTCATCCCCACCACCTACATGAACCGTAGCGGCCAGTCCGTGGCGGCCTTGGCCAATTTCTTCCGCATCAAGCCGGAAGCGATCCTGGTGGCGCATGACGAACTCGACCTGCCCCCGGGCGTCGCCAAGCTCAAGCGCGGCGGTGGCCATGGTGGGCACAACGGCCTGCGCGACATCATCGCGCAGCTCGGCAACCAGAACGACTTCCACCGCCTGCGGCTTGGCATCGGCCACCCGGGCGACGCCAAACTGGTCTCCAACTTCGTCCTGGGCCGCGCGCCACGCGCCGAGCAGGAGAAGCTCGACGCCAGCATCGATTTTGCCCTCGGCGTGCTGCCGGACGTGCTTGCCGGCGACTTCGCCAAGGCGATGCGCGAGCTGCACAGCCAGAAGGCCTGA
- a CDS encoding 50S ribosomal protein L25/general stress protein Ctc, with protein MTEFTLNAQARTDLGKGASRRLRHSANIPAVVYGGNQDAQSLTILAKEITKLFENEAAFSHVLELNVDGAKQNVVVKALQRHPAKGFIMHADFVRVVAGQKLTAKVPVHFINEEAPVKKGGEISHVEAEIEVSCEAKDLPEFIEVDLANAEIGTIIHLSDLKAPKGVEFVALAHGDDKAVANVHAPRVAPEAEGAAE; from the coding sequence ATGACCGAATTCACTCTGAACGCCCAAGCGCGTACTGACCTGGGGAAAGGTGCGAGCCGCCGCCTGCGTCACTCCGCGAACATCCCAGCCGTTGTCTACGGTGGTAACCAGGACGCTCAGTCCCTGACCATCCTGGCCAAGGAAATCACCAAGCTGTTCGAAAACGAGGCTGCCTTCAGCCACGTTCTGGAACTGAACGTCGACGGCGCCAAGCAAAACGTCGTGGTCAAGGCTCTGCAGCGCCACCCGGCCAAAGGCTTCATCATGCACGCCGACTTCGTTCGCGTCGTTGCTGGCCAGAAACTGACCGCCAAGGTACCGGTTCACTTCATCAATGAAGAAGCCCCGGTCAAGAAAGGCGGCGAGATCTCCCACGTAGAAGCCGAGATCGAAGTTTCCTGCGAAGCCAAAGACCTGCCTGAGTTCATCGAAGTCGACCTGGCCAACGCTGAAATCGGCACCATCATCCACCTGTCGGACCTGAAAGCTCCGAAAGGCGTAGAGTTCGTAGCTCTGGCCCACGGTGATGACAAAGCTGTTGCCAACGTTCACGCTCCACGCGTTGCTCCAGAAGCAGAAGGCGCTGCCGAGTAA
- a CDS encoding ribose-phosphate pyrophosphokinase — MSKMMVFTGNANPDLARRVVRQLHIPLGDVSVGKFSDGEISTEINENVRGKDVFIIQPTCAPTNDNLMELVVMADAFRRSSASRITAVIPYFGYARQDRRPRSARVAISAKVVADMLTVVGIDRVLTVDLHADQIQGFFDIPVDNIYGSPVLVDDIEDQRFENLMIVSPDIGGVVRARAVAKSLGVDLGIIDKRREKANHSEVMHIIGDVEGRTCILVDDMVDTAGTLCHAAKALKEHGAAKVYAYCTHPVLSGRAIENIEKSVLDELVVTNTVPLSAAAQACDRIRQLDIAPVVAEAVRRISNEESISAMFR; from the coding sequence GTGTCCAAGATGATGGTCTTTACGGGGAACGCCAACCCCGATCTGGCTCGGCGTGTCGTACGTCAGCTGCATATCCCTCTCGGTGACGTTTCTGTCGGTAAGTTCTCCGACGGCGAGATCAGCACTGAGATCAATGAGAATGTCCGCGGTAAAGACGTCTTCATTATTCAGCCGACCTGTGCCCCGACCAACGATAACCTGATGGAACTGGTAGTGATGGCCGACGCCTTCCGCCGCTCCTCAGCATCCCGAATCACCGCCGTGATTCCTTACTTCGGATACGCCCGCCAGGACCGCCGTCCGCGTTCGGCACGTGTAGCCATCAGCGCCAAAGTCGTCGCTGACATGCTCACTGTCGTAGGTATCGACCGTGTACTCACCGTCGACCTGCACGCTGACCAGATCCAGGGTTTCTTCGATATCCCGGTCGACAACATCTACGGTTCGCCCGTACTGGTCGACGATATCGAGGACCAGCGTTTCGAGAACCTGATGATCGTCTCCCCGGACATCGGTGGTGTCGTGCGCGCACGTGCCGTCGCCAAGTCCCTGGGCGTCGACCTGGGTATCATCGACAAACGCCGCGAGAAGGCTAACCACTCCGAGGTCATGCACATCATCGGCGACGTCGAAGGGCGCACCTGCATCCTGGTAGACGACATGGTCGACACCGCCGGCACCCTGTGCCACGCGGCCAAAGCCCTGAAAGAACACGGCGCTGCCAAGGTTTACGCCTACTGCACGCACCCTGTCCTGTCGGGCCGCGCGATCGAGAACATCGAGAAGTCGGTACTGGACGAGCTGGTGGTGACCAACACCGTTCCGCTGTCCGCCGCTGCTCAAGCCTGTGACCGTATCCGCCAACTGGATATCGCACCGGTTGTCGCTGAAGCGGTCCGCCGCATCAGCAACGAAGAATCGATCAGCGCGATGTTCCGCTAA
- the ispE gene encoding 4-(cytidine 5'-diphospho)-2-C-methyl-D-erythritol kinase, producing MQTLTLPAPAKLNLWLHIIGRRADGYHELETVFQFLDHGDELSFAVRDDGVIRLHTEIEAVPHDSNLIVRAARKLQEQSGTTLGADIWLTKVLPMGGGIGGGSSDAATTLLALAHLWQLDWDEDRLAALGLSLGADVPVFVRGHAAFAQGVGEQLTPVDPEEPWYVVLVPQVSVSTVEIFSHPQLTRDSLPLKMRPVPEGNSRNDCQPVVEQSYPEVRNALNSLGKFTEARLTGTGSCVFGAFPSKAEADKVLALLSATQTGFVAKGSNVSMLHRKLQSLVKKSSA from the coding sequence ATGCAGACCCTCACCCTGCCCGCTCCGGCCAAGCTCAACCTGTGGCTGCACATCATCGGCCGCCGTGCGGACGGCTATCACGAGCTGGAAACCGTGTTCCAGTTTCTCGATCACGGCGACGAACTGAGCTTTGCCGTGCGTGACGACGGCGTGATCCGCCTGCACACCGAGATCGAAGCAGTGCCGCATGACAGCAACCTGATCGTGCGTGCTGCGCGCAAGCTGCAGGAACAATCCGGCACGACGTTGGGCGCCGATATCTGGCTGACCAAGGTGCTGCCCATGGGCGGCGGCATCGGCGGCGGCAGCTCGGATGCCGCCACTACCCTGTTGGCCCTCGCCCACCTGTGGCAACTGGACTGGGACGAAGACCGCCTGGCCGCACTGGGCCTGAGCCTGGGCGCCGACGTACCGGTATTCGTGCGCGGCCACGCGGCATTCGCCCAGGGCGTGGGTGAACAATTGACCCCGGTTGACCCGGAAGAGCCCTGGTATGTCGTGCTTGTGCCGCAAGTGTCTGTCAGCACAGTAGAAATTTTTTCACATCCACAGTTGACACGTGATTCGCTCCCCCTTAAGATGCGCCCCGTTCCCGAGGGAAACAGTCGAAATGACTGCCAACCGGTGGTAGAGCAGAGTTACCCGGAAGTTCGCAATGCGTTGAATTCACTGGGTAAATTCACTGAGGCTCGACTGACCGGTACTGGAAGTTGTGTGTTTGGGGCCTTCCCAAGCAAAGCCGAAGCTGATAAAGTTCTGGCCCTTCTTTCAGCGACCCAAACAGGGTTTGTGGCGAAAGGAAGCAACGTTTCGATGTTGCATCGCAAGCTGCAAAGTCTGGTCAAGAAGTCGAGCGCATAA
- the lolB gene encoding lipoprotein insertase outer membrane protein LolB — MFLRHCITFTLIALLAGCAGFGSREALQGHGDPQQWRAHKEQLSSLDGWQINGKVGIRAPRDSGSGTLFWLQRQDYYDIRLAGPLGRGAARLTGRPGGVVLEVANQGRYEALSPEALLEEQLGWQLPVSHLVWWVRGLPAPDSKSKLTLDGDSRLASLDQDGWQVQYLSYTEQNGYWLPERMKLHGKDLDVTLVVKDWQPRQLGH; from the coding sequence ATGTTCCTGCGCCATTGCATTACCTTCACCCTGATCGCCCTGCTGGCCGGCTGTGCCGGCTTCGGTAGTCGCGAGGCCCTGCAGGGCCACGGCGACCCGCAGCAGTGGCGCGCCCATAAAGAGCAACTGAGCAGCCTCGATGGCTGGCAGATCAACGGCAAGGTCGGCATCCGTGCCCCGCGCGACTCCGGCAGCGGCACGCTGTTCTGGCTGCAACGCCAGGACTACTACGACATTCGCCTGGCCGGCCCGCTGGGCCGTGGCGCCGCTCGCCTGACCGGCCGCCCCGGCGGCGTGGTACTGGAAGTGGCCAACCAGGGCCGCTACGAGGCTCTCAGCCCCGAAGCCCTGCTGGAAGAACAACTGGGCTGGCAGTTGCCGGTCTCACACCTGGTCTGGTGGGTCCGCGGCCTGCCGGCCCCCGACAGCAAGAGCAAGCTGACCCTGGACGGCGACAGCCGCCTGGCCAGCCTCGACCAGGACGGCTGGCAGGTGCAATACCTGAGCTACACGGAACAGAACGGCTACTGGCTGCCCGAGCGTATGAAGCTGCACGGCAAGGACCTCGACGTGACACTGGTGGTCAAGGACTGGCAACCCCGCCAGCTGGGGCACTGA